The Topomyia yanbarensis strain Yona2022 chromosome 3, ASM3024719v1, whole genome shotgun sequence nucleotide sequence TTGTTGGTAAAAAAACTATATCAAATAtcaacaaaataagtaaatcGATGCCCCATCAGTCGCCGGTTCATGTTTCAAATGAAAGTCAACTGAATCCTGTGTGAGAAACGAAATGCGCTATCCGAGCCAAAAACCCTGCCAACACTGACACTGACCGGCACATTGTAGCTTGCTGCGCACGAAGTGATTGTCTATAAAAAGACCGCGTTTCGGCCGGTCGAACAATCATTTCGCGCAACGTAGCTAACGTATTCGCGTCGCTCGTCAACTGAGTGAGCAGTTAgtagtaaacaaaataaaaacaaacccgTTCGTTTAAATCGCTTAAATCCGGTTCAAGTGAACAGACAAACACTCAAACAAGCAACAGCCTTGGATTACCCGAACTGTAGTGCCTACCAGCCAGTCGctaacaacaataacaacaacaacagcagtaCGATGGTGGTAGCAGCAGAGGAGCAATACCCCGCGATCAAGGTAGCAGCGTCGGCGATGGCGTCGTCGTACGACTATAGCGTCGAGTGTGCACCGATTGGAGTGACGGCAAAGCATGCGCTGCTGCTCGCAAACATTGAGAAACGACTGATTATGGGCTTATCGGATGCGATTAGCAGCCTGGCCAAGACGCCCGAAGAGTATCTGTTTTGCTTTATGGCGCCATCCCAGCCTGGCGACAGTGCCACTCACATGCACGAGGTGCTGCTGCAGGCCTTCTGTTTCGAGCACGATATTTACATAATCAAGGTGGGTAGATTTTGCGACAATTGTCGCCTTATCAGTGACTGTTTTGGCTATGGGGTGGGGAGGTTAAGGTGGAaagttgaaacgcaaattctCACTTTTCTTGGAAACGATTTCATCAGCTTTGTTTATCTGCTAGTAGATGGTACCTGCATGGGGTTCCCATTTACATACATTGTACTCGATGTAGCATAATATTAATAGAAAGTTTTTCTTTGTCTATCGATTACAGGTTGACAGCACGGAGAAGCTAAGCCGCCTACTTGGCTCCAGTACGCTGCAATCGTGTGCACTGATCCAGAAAAACTGGTCCGCGGATCATCGGACCGAACTTCTGTCCAAGGTCGAAGACCAGCTGGTCGACTATTGCGAAGAGCACTGGGATTCACCGATCAAACCAACCGTCAGACTACCGGATAAGTAAGAGAACTGCTCGTCTATCACAACAAGTGAATGGGAACGATAAAAACTGGGAAAATACCTGTAGCGGAGCACACCAGCGGCAAAGGAATTTCCCACACGGACAGTGGAGAACGCTAAATGCATCGCTCCGTCCGGTCTACGTAACATCGTACGAGTGAAATCGCAAACAAACGGTTGGGAAATTCCCACAAACCGTCGAAGTTAGCACAGTTTTGTGAACGAGCGAAACCGGTTCGAGAATGCAAGTACAGCAAGTGAACTGAAAACTCGAGACGAGCAGTTGAAGTCGAGTGTATTTGTGACTTATTGCTGTTATCCAC carries:
- the LOC131690110 gene encoding uncharacterized protein LOC131690110, translating into MVVAAEEQYPAIKVAASAMASSYDYSVECAPIGVTAKHALLLANIEKRLIMGLSDAISSLAKTPEEYLFCFMAPSQPGDSATHMHEVLLQAFCFEHDIYIIKVDSTEKLSRLLGSSTLQSCALIQKNWSADHRTELLSKVEDQLVDYCEEHWDSPIKPTVRLPDK